A genomic stretch from Nilaparvata lugens isolate BPH chromosome 8, ASM1435652v1, whole genome shotgun sequence includes:
- the LOC111045618 gene encoding glycine-rich cell wall structural protein isoform X1 yields the protein MTGLSHKLGCLALITLFLSTVDSEQVLIRQKRARLEGLEAAARGYLPPNQGGGGGGGGGGGYSSGSPFGGNGGGYSGGSGGGGYSGGGGGSSGPGNSYLPPSSGGFGGSQGGYSGGGGQGGFGGGSGGYSGGSGGSGGYSGGSGGSGGYSGGSGGSGGYSGGSGGSGGYSGGSGGYSGGSNGGYSSGGGSGGYSGGGSGGYSGGGSSGGYSGGRGSGGYSGGSSGGYSGGSSGGGYSGGSNGGYSSGGGSGGYSGGSGGYSGGSGGGSFGGGQGGFGGGASNTYLPPRGGSGGGGSGGYQSGGQGGRGGGSQGFGGSYSGQGGSATQNTYLPPSGGANGFGGASVGRPSSSYDSSSSGGGGGFGGGQPSGSYGAPGGGQSFGGGSSPGGSYLPPGSGGGFGGGGGGRPSSSYGAPQGGGSYNQGGRGGSQGGFGSSQGGFGGSGGRPSSSYGAPQQGGQQQIGANGGYVY from the exons GGATGTCTGGCCCTAATAACGTTATTTTTAAGCACCGTAGACTCTGAGCAGGTTCTAATCAGACAGAAGAGAGCGCGACTCG AGGGTCTAGAGGCAGCTGCGAGGGGTTACCTGCCACCAAACcaaggaggtggaggtggaggaggaggaggtggtggataCTCTTCTGGAAGCCCTTTTGGGG GTAACGGAGGAGGCTACTCAGGAGGATCCGGTGGGGGAGGCTATTCCGGGGGAGGAGGTGGCTCAAGTGGCCCAGGAAATAGCTACCTGCCACCGAGTTCAGGGGGATTCGGGGGGAGTCAAGGGGGTTATAGCGGTGGCGGTGGCCAAGGAGGTTTCGGAGGAGGATCGGGAGGTTATAGTGGAGGTTCAGGGGGATCCGGTGGTTATAGCGGAGGTTCAGGGGGATCCGGTGGTTATAGCGGTGGTTCAGGGGGATCTGGAGGTTATAGCGGTGGTTCAGGAGGATCGGGAGGTTACAGTGGTGGTTCCGGAGGTTATAGCGGGGGTTCAAACGGAGGTTACAGTTCGGGAGGTGGATCTGGAGGTTATAGCGGAGGAGGTTCAGGAGGTTATAGCGGGGGTGGTAGTTCAGGTGGATACAGCGGTGGTAGAGGATCAGGTGGTTATAGCGGTGGAAGTTCTGGAGGCTACAGTGGGGGAAGTTCAGGAGGAGGTTATAGCGGCGGATCAAACGGAGGATACAGTTCCGGCGGTGGATCTGGAGGTTATAGCG GTGGTTCAGGAGGTTATAGCGGGGGATCGGGAGGTGGTTCATTCGGAGGAGGTCAGGGAGGATTTGGAGGAGGAGCCAGTAACACTTATCTCCCTCCCAGAGGAGGAAGTGGTGGCGGGGGAAGTGGTGGATACCAATCAGGTGGTCAAGGGGGTAGAGGGGGCGGTTCACAAGGATTTGGAGGATCTTACAGTGGTCAag gTGGATCAGCCACCCAGAACACATACCTACCACCAAGCGGCGGCGCTAACGGATTTGGAG GAGCATCAGTCGGCCGACCGTCCAGCTCCTACGACTCGTCGAGTAGCGGGGGTGGGGGCGGTTTCGGAGGCGGCCAACCTTCCGGATCGTACGGAGCACCGGGAGGCGGACAAAGTTTCGGAGGCGGCTCAAGTCCGGGTGGCTCCTACCTGCCTCCAGGATCCGGGGGTGGGTTTGGAGGTGGCGGTGGAGGACGTCCTTCCAGCAGTTACGGAGCACCCCAGGGAGGCGGCAGCTACAATCAGGGAGGTCGTGGGGGCAGTCAGGGAGGGTTCGGGAGCAGTCAGGGAGGTTTCGGAGGCAGTGGAGGTCGTCCGTCGTCCAGTTACGGAGCTCCCCAGCAGGGAGGCCAACAGCAGATCGGGGCCAACGGAGGCTACGTCTACTGA
- the LOC111045618 gene encoding glycine-rich cell wall structural protein isoform X2 yields the protein MTGLSHKLGCLALITLFLSTVDSEQVLIRQKRARLEGLEAAARGYLPPNQGGGGGGGGGGGYSSGSPFGGNGGGYSGGSGGGGYSGGGGGSSGPGNSYLPPSSGGFGGSQGGYSGGGGQGGFGGGSGGYSGGSGGSGGYSGGSGGSGGYSGGSGGSGGYSGGSGGSGGYSGGSGGYSGGSNGGYSSGGGSGGYSGGGSGGYSGGGSSGGYSGGRGSGGYSGGSSGGYSGGSSGGGYSGGSNGGYSSGGGSGGYSGGSGGYSGGSGGGSFGGGQGGFGGGASNTYLPPRGGSGGGGSGGYQSGGQGGRGGGSQGFGGSYSGQGGSATQNTYLPPSGGANGFGGASVGRPSSSYDSSSSGGGGGFGGGQPSGSYGAPGGGQSFGGGSSPGGSYLPPGSGGGFGGGGGGRPSSSYGAPQGGGSYNQGGFGGSGGRPSSSYGAPQQGGQQQIGANGGYVY from the exons GGATGTCTGGCCCTAATAACGTTATTTTTAAGCACCGTAGACTCTGAGCAGGTTCTAATCAGACAGAAGAGAGCGCGACTCG AGGGTCTAGAGGCAGCTGCGAGGGGTTACCTGCCACCAAACcaaggaggtggaggtggaggaggaggaggtggtggataCTCTTCTGGAAGCCCTTTTGGGG GTAACGGAGGAGGCTACTCAGGAGGATCCGGTGGGGGAGGCTATTCCGGGGGAGGAGGTGGCTCAAGTGGCCCAGGAAATAGCTACCTGCCACCGAGTTCAGGGGGATTCGGGGGGAGTCAAGGGGGTTATAGCGGTGGCGGTGGCCAAGGAGGTTTCGGAGGAGGATCGGGAGGTTATAGTGGAGGTTCAGGGGGATCCGGTGGTTATAGCGGAGGTTCAGGGGGATCCGGTGGTTATAGCGGTGGTTCAGGGGGATCTGGAGGTTATAGCGGTGGTTCAGGAGGATCGGGAGGTTACAGTGGTGGTTCCGGAGGTTATAGCGGGGGTTCAAACGGAGGTTACAGTTCGGGAGGTGGATCTGGAGGTTATAGCGGAGGAGGTTCAGGAGGTTATAGCGGGGGTGGTAGTTCAGGTGGATACAGCGGTGGTAGAGGATCAGGTGGTTATAGCGGTGGAAGTTCTGGAGGCTACAGTGGGGGAAGTTCAGGAGGAGGTTATAGCGGCGGATCAAACGGAGGATACAGTTCCGGCGGTGGATCTGGAGGTTATAGCG GTGGTTCAGGAGGTTATAGCGGGGGATCGGGAGGTGGTTCATTCGGAGGAGGTCAGGGAGGATTTGGAGGAGGAGCCAGTAACACTTATCTCCCTCCCAGAGGAGGAAGTGGTGGCGGGGGAAGTGGTGGATACCAATCAGGTGGTCAAGGGGGTAGAGGGGGCGGTTCACAAGGATTTGGAGGATCTTACAGTGGTCAag gTGGATCAGCCACCCAGAACACATACCTACCACCAAGCGGCGGCGCTAACGGATTTGGAG GAGCATCAGTCGGCCGACCGTCCAGCTCCTACGACTCGTCGAGTAGCGGGGGTGGGGGCGGTTTCGGAGGCGGCCAACCTTCCGGATCGTACGGAGCACCGGGAGGCGGACAAAGTTTCGGAGGCGGCTCAAGTCCGGGTGGCTCCTACCTGCCTCCAGGATCCGGGGGTGGGTTTGGAGGTGGCGGTGGAGGACGTCCTTCCAGCAGTTACGGAGCACCCCAGGGAGGCGGCAGCTACAATCAGGGAG GTTTCGGAGGCAGTGGAGGTCGTCCGTCGTCCAGTTACGGAGCTCCCCAGCAGGGAGGCCAACAGCAGATCGGGGCCAACGGAGGCTACGTCTACTGA